In the genome of Terribacillus sp. FSL K6-0262, one region contains:
- a CDS encoding GNAT family protein yields the protein MLPFQKLETKRIILDEVKMNDAPYVFAALSDPNVTQYYGMEPLQSIEEAERVISSFRCGLQEGRVIRWGMFCKEEGRFLGTIGLHQVNRSNRRAEIGYELHPDHWKKGFASEAMEAVLGYCFHELDLLRIGAMVYPENEASAALLEKHGFMKEGLLHSYYYHGGKAHDANVYALLREGWR from the coding sequence ATGCTGCCATTCCAGAAGCTCGAAACCAAACGGATAATATTGGATGAAGTAAAAATGAACGATGCCCCATACGTATTTGCAGCCCTGTCCGACCCCAATGTAACGCAGTACTACGGCATGGAGCCGCTGCAGTCAATCGAAGAAGCAGAGCGAGTCATCTCCTCCTTCCGCTGCGGCCTGCAGGAAGGCCGCGTCATCCGCTGGGGCATGTTCTGCAAGGAAGAAGGACGCTTCCTGGGAACCATCGGCCTGCACCAAGTGAACCGCAGCAACCGGCGAGCCGAAATCGGTTATGAGCTGCATCCGGATCATTGGAAAAAAGGTTTTGCGAGTGAAGCGATGGAGGCTGTACTGGGCTACTGCTTCCATGAATTGGATCTGCTCCGCATCGGGGCGATGGTTTATCCGGAGAATGAAGCCTCTGCCGCACTCCTGGAGAAACACGGCTTCATGAAGGAAGGCTTATTGCACAGTTATTATTATCATGGGGGGAAAGCCCATGATGCAAATGTGTATGCGCTGCTGCGTGAGGGATGGAGGTAA